The following coding sequences lie in one Heteronotia binoei isolate CCM8104 ecotype False Entrance Well chromosome 6, APGP_CSIRO_Hbin_v1, whole genome shotgun sequence genomic window:
- the RUFY2 gene encoding RUN and FYVE domain-containing protein 2 isoform X3, protein MEKEDEGGWRRAGKGAKAGAALSCSGSCCSSLAMAVKDPTAVERANLLNMAKLSIKGLIESALSFGRTLDSDYPPLQQFFVVMEHCLKHGLKVRKSFLSYNKTIWGPLELVEKLYPEAEEIAASVRDLPGLKTPLGRARAWLRLALMQKKMADYLRCLLIRRDLLSEFYEYHALMMEEEGVVIVGLLVGLNVIDANLCVKGEDLDSQVGVIDFSMYLKSEDDTESKERNDHIAAILDQKNYVEELNRQLNSTVSSLHTRVDSLEKSNTKLIEELAIAKNNIIKLQEENHHLRSENTLILMKTQRHLEVNKVDAEAELQTYKHSRQSLDEMYNEAHRQLREESQLRQDIENELMVQVGMKHEIELAMKLLEKDIHEKQDTLISLRRQLEEVKAINVEMYQKLQGSDDALKEKNEIMGRLEDKTSQIAATMKQLEQSDKELLTQTRTIAMSLVKCASNEGQPQYKLVKDISF, encoded by the exons ctGTGAAAGACCCCACAGCAGTGGAACGAGCAAATTTATTGAATATGGCTAAACTGAGTATCAAGGGGCTCATTGAATCTGCTCTGAGCTTTGGACGAACTCTTGATTCTGATTATCCACCTTTGCAACAGTTCTTTGTTGTTATGGAGCATTGTCTGAAACATGGCCTTAAAG TAAGAAAATCTTTTCTAAGTTACAATAAAACGATCTGGGGCCCTTTGGAGCTTGTCGAGAAGCTGTACCCAGAAGCTGAGGAGATAGCTGCCAGTGTGAGAGACTTACCTGGTCTCAA GACTCCATTGGGACGTGCTCGGGCTTGGTTACGATTGGCACTGATGCAAAAAAAGATGGCAGACTATCTGCGATGTCTCCTCATTCGGAGAGACCTTCTCAG TGAATTTTACGAATATCATGCCCTGATGATGGAAGAAGAAGGAGTCGTCATTGTTGGATTGCTTGTTGGCTTAAACGTAATAGATGCCAACCTGTGTGTGAAGGGAGAAGACTTGGATTCACAA GTTGGCGTTATTGATTTCTCTATGTATTTGAAGAGTGAAGATGATACTGAAAGCAAAGAAAG AAATGACCATATTGCTGCTATATTGGATCAAAAGAATTATGTTGAAGAATTAAACCGACAGCTGAA TAGCACAGTCAGCAGCCTCCACACACGTGTCGACTCATTAGAGAAGTCAAACACTAAGCTAATTGAAGAG TTAGCAATAGCCAAAAATAATATAATCAAACTTCAAGAAGAAAACCATCACTTAAGAAGCGAGAATACCCTCATTTTAATGAAAACACAGCGGCATCTAGAG GTGAACAAAGTGGATGCTGAAGCAGAACTCCAGACATACAAACACTCCAGACAGAGCCTGGATGAGATGTACAATGAAGCACACAGACAACTTCGGGAAGAATCACAATTGCGACAA GATATAGAGAACGAGCTGATGGTCCAAGTTGGCATGAAGCACGAGATAGAACTTGCCATGAAGCTGCTGGAGAAAGACATCCATGAGAAACAAGATACCCTTATAAGTCTGCGGCGACAATTGGAGGAAGTCAAAGCAATAAATGTAGAGATGTACCAAAAGTTGCAG GGATCTGATGATGCCCTGAAAGAGAAGAATGAAATAATGGGTCGTCTGGAGGATAAAACTAGTCAGATCGCTGCAACTATGAAGCAACTGGAGCAAAG TGACAAGGAATTATTAACACAGACAAGAACTATTGCTATGTCCCTAGTGAAATGTGCTAGCAATGAAGGGCAGCCGCAATACAAGCTTGTTAAAgatatatcattttaa